The genomic window TTTATCATTACAAGATGCTTGGATAGTCGCAGGTACAGTAAGAAATTATCTCTGGAATGTTTTATCAAAGTCAAATATTTTAGATATTACGACGGATATTGATGTGGCTTTCTATGATAAAGATATTCCGTATGAAAAAAATCAAGAGATACAGGATGAATTAATGAAGAAACACCCAGACTTTAACTGGGAAGTGAAGAATCAAGTTTATATGCACATTCATAATCCAAATACATCAGTTTATAAGAGTAGTAGAGATGCAGTGTATCATTATCCAGAAAAATGTACATCTATTGCACTTCGAATTAACAAAGGAGAGATTGACGTATTTTGCCCATATGGATTAGAGGACATAGAGCATTTTGTTGTTTCTCCAACTCCATATATTATGAATGATAGGGAAAGAATTAAGTTATATAATGAACGACAAAAAATGAAAAAGTGGGATGAGAAATACCCAAGATTGAGTATTCTTTTGGCAAAGGGGGAGAAATAATGAAACAGTATCAAAAAAGAGTATATGAAAATAAAGTAAAGCATGGTTTTAACGTTACAAATGTTGAAACAGAGTTTTTATTACTTTATGGCGAAGTTTCTGAAGCGTTCAATGCATTTAAAAAAAATGAAAACATAGGTGAAGAGCTAGCTGATGTTGCAATTTATTTATTTGGTATATCAGAGATTTTAGGAGTAGATTTAGAAACAGAAATGCTCAAAAAAATGAAGATAAATGAGAATAGAGTATATAAATCAAATGGTACTAAATATCTAATAAAGGAGTCAAAAGAGTTAGATGGTTAATATTTATTCAGAATCAAATCAGGTTAAGAAAAAATTGGTTATAAAAAATATTTTAAACGATCTACCTGAATGGTTTGGAATGCCTGAAGCAATACAAGAATACGTTGATTTTGGTATGGAATATCCGTTATATGTCGCATCAAAAAATAGCGAGGTAGTCGGGTTTATCAGTTTAAAAGAAACGAGTTTGAAAACAGTAGAAATTTATTGTATGGGAATAAAAAAAGAATACCATCATCAGGGGATAGGTCGAATGTTGATGGAGAAAATAAAAGAGGTTTGTTGTGAGAAATATGACTATTTACAAGTGAAGACTGTTGCAAAAGGACACTATCCTCAGTATGATGCGACTAGTAACTTTTATGAATCAGTGGGATTTTGCGAATTAGAAGTTTTCCCCACTCTCTGGGACGAATGGAATCCGTGTTTAGTACTGATTCAAAAAATCTGACAGTTGTTATGTAATCTGAAAAATCTATGTTTTTTAATTTATTTAAAGTATAATATTAAGAAAGTATATATTTATAACGTTAGATTTATGAAAGGAGTGGGTGATGAAAAAGTTTTGGAATGTTTTTTGGATTATTATTTATGCATTGAGCTTACCATTACAAGTACAAGGTTTACTAAGAGAAGATAATATTTGGTTGAAGTTTGTGGTGTTGTTACTCACTTCGACGATTACAGCTGTTGCGTTAATACAATCAATGAAAAACATTAGGGATGAGTGATCATTTTTAATGTTTTTTGTGTTCACTTGTTTGATAAAATAAATCAAAAATCATAGGGTTAAAAAGATAAGGAATAAAGTCTCCTGATTCTACTAGCTGATCAAACTCAGATTGAGTAACGAAGGCAACGTGTTGAACTTCTTCTTTTTGTAATTTAAGTTGTGACATGTCTATATCTTGTTGAACAAAAAAATAATGGTCCCATCCTTCTTCAAAAGAACAAACAAATCTTGAAGGTGTATCTGCTAAATTGATTGATATACCTAATTCTTCATGTAATTCTCGCTCAGCTCCTTTAAAAACAGGCTCATCTGCTAGGACTTGTCCACTTGCAGAAAAATCCCATAGGTTAGGGAATGAATTTTTGTTAGAAGAACGTTGTTGAATTAATAATTCATTTTGATAGTTGAATAATAATACTGTTACAACCATACGATACTCTCCTTTTTTTAAAGGGATGCCTCTGACACCAGTTTTTTTAGTAGGTTGTTGTTGGGCATTATAGATAGTAAAAAGTTCTTCCAAGATATTTCCTCCTATAGTTAAACCACCAAATAGTATTCTATTCAGTGGTTAGTAATCTAAGATAATTTTTTTATATAATGAGCCAATGCACTAAGGTTTACTAATTCACCGATGATAATCAAAATGGACACAATCAATTTTGATTCATCCTTTAATAGTGAGAAAAGCAAAATAGCTAGTAAGATACTTAGCGTTATTAGACTGATAAGAGTAGCAAATTGGAGCGTTTTTCGATTTGATTTTTTCATAATAGCAGTCAATAAAGTAGAATTATTAGTTAAAAAGAGTGAATCAAGAGAAATACCCAATAATTTTGCTAAGACAATTAAAGAATCCATATCAGGATACTCTTTATCATCTTCCCACTCAGCAATGGTATCTTTTTCAACACCCATTTGTTTAGCTAATTGTTCTTGCGTTAACTGTTTCTCAATACGTTTACTTGTAATAATATTTCCTAAATTCATGTAATCTCACTTTCTTTTGTTTCTTTAGTCAATTTTTCCAATGGAATGTAAAGGATAAAAACGATAAATCATTTTTCCTACGATATCAGATTTTTTTACACCGCCAAATTGTCTACTATCGGTCGAGTTTCCTCTATTATCACCTAAAACAAAGTATTCATCTGAGTTTAATGTGTATGAAAAATCACCTGTAGAGGATTGGTCTTTTATATCAAAAGTTTCGTTGATTGGAATATCGTTGATTGAAAGTTGATTATTTTGATAACTCACTTTTTCTCCAGGTAAGCCAATCACACGTTTCACGTATTGTTTGTCTTCTCCTGTTAAGTTGATTGTTTTAAAAATAATAATATCAAATCGCTTCATATTATCACTTTTTAAAACGAAACTTCGATCATTATGTTGGAGGGTATGATTCATCGACTTGCCAGATACTCTTGTTGGTGACACGACAAATAGTTGTAAGAATAAAACAAGGCAGATACTTAGTAGTAATAATAGATTATCTTTAAAAAGCTTCTTCATTTTTGACCTCCTTTTATCTATTATAATGCAATTTCAAAAAAAGTACTATATAATTTGCCCTATAAAAAAACACAGTAAGCGATTTTAAAGAAAAGTAATGTTATACATAAAAAAATTATGTTGTATTGTAGTGGTGTGATATACTATAATAGTATAAAAAAGGAGGGTTATAATTAAATGAAAAAATTTGTATCAATTATTTTTGCGTTACTTGTGTTTGTATTACCAGTTACAGCTAGCGCAGCAGGAGCTATTTCAGCTGATGAACAACGTATCCTAGATGCTTTAAATCAAGGTGTGACAACAAAAGAAGGGGAGAGATTCTTTTTCTCTGCAACTGACATTCAACAAGCTGAAAATGATTTAAAAACAAATGATTACAATGCAGCAACAGTGAACACAGTAGTTGGTCATATTGACGCTGCAAGACAATTAGTGGTTGATAATTCTGCGGGTATTAAAGCAACTAGTTTAGAAGATCTTCTAAAACAGTTACCTAAAAATATCCAAGATCAAATTAGAACTCACATTTTAGAAGCTGCAAAAGCATTAGGATTGTCTGTTGATAGTCAAGGAAATATCACAAACAAATCTGGAAACAAAGTATTTGTAGCAACAACAAGTAAAAACCCAGTTGTTAAAACAACAGGAATTTCAATTATAAGCGCAATGATTACAATCATTAGTTTAGTGGCATTGACAGTAGCTACAGGTTTTATTTCAAAAAGAAAAGGTGCTAGTTGTTAATGAATAAGAGAGTGCTGGCATATATTTATAT from Vagococcus martis includes these protein-coding regions:
- a CDS encoding GNAT family N-acetyltransferase, which encodes MVNIYSESNQVKKKLVIKNILNDLPEWFGMPEAIQEYVDFGMEYPLYVASKNSEVVGFISLKETSLKTVEIYCMGIKKEYHHQGIGRMLMEKIKEVCCEKYDYLQVKTVAKGHYPQYDATSNFYESVGFCELEVFPTLWDEWNPCLVLIQKI
- a CDS encoding MazG-like family protein, giving the protein MKQYQKRVYENKVKHGFNVTNVETEFLLLYGEVSEAFNAFKKNENIGEELADVAIYLFGISEILGVDLETEMLKKMKINENRVYKSNGTKYLIKESKELDG
- the lepB gene encoding signal peptidase I, which gives rise to MKKLFKDNLLLLLSICLVLFLQLFVVSPTRVSGKSMNHTLQHNDRSFVLKSDNMKRFDIIIFKTINLTGEDKQYVKRVIGLPGEKVSYQNNQLSINDIPINETFDIKDQSSTGDFSYTLNSDEYFVLGDNRGNSTDSRQFGGVKKSDIVGKMIYRFYPLHSIGKID
- a CDS encoding helix-turn-helix domain-containing protein, with product MNLGNIITSKRIEKQLTQEQLAKQMGVEKDTIAEWEDDKEYPDMDSLIVLAKLLGISLDSLFLTNNSTLLTAIMKKSNRKTLQFATLISLITLSILLAILLFSLLKDESKLIVSILIIIGELVNLSALAHYIKKLS
- a CDS encoding NUDIX hydrolase; this encodes MEELFTIYNAQQQPTKKTGVRGIPLKKGEYRMVVTVLLFNYQNELLIQQRSSNKNSFPNLWDFSASGQVLADEPVFKGAERELHEELGISINLADTPSRFVCSFEEGWDHYFFVQQDIDMSQLKLQKEEVQHVAFVTQSEFDQLVESGDFIPYLFNPMIFDLFYQTSEHKKH